The following proteins come from a genomic window of Leucoraja erinacea ecotype New England chromosome 1, Leri_hhj_1, whole genome shotgun sequence:
- the mrps30 gene encoding 39S ribosomal protein S30, mitochondrial: MAARSRLPLAARGGLLLPLPLAARGGLPLALPLAARVNNGRRLSCGRAALSSAPAPVPVPATATAIYPPLLPSRTAKSKAAKRRREEEFYQRVHDSPVPADKLQLLNKLQRLKYVVSPQTTAIGADRWYQHFTKTAFVPGLPAAGLPAPLPAAQLAELRSLVSEAVMQEQFYLKRRPPFLYREREQTALPLIGNLVPLLVGSLVDRNPLLGLATLDREPQVGFYWSRGERTVPKGHRKRKVDPIRFQIEDKPWCQIRVPQQLSEFVPLENSIPEDVPVIHMEPSRLPLFQRQYDNNIFIGSKVADPACYGHTQFHFASEKLRREKLVKDKLADQIEVRLRAAGIASLFAWTGAQAAYQGFWSEADVISPFVSQAVITDGIYFSFFCYQLNTLALTVRADQHNLRKNICWGTESMRLYESIEGEDIKGFNDEVLDLLVRFLLNRPKSVEIKIS; this comes from the exons atggcggcgcgcagCAGGTTGCCGTTGGCGGCGCGCGGGGGGTTGCTCTTGCCGTTACCGTTGGCGGCGCGCGGGGGGTTGCCGTTGGCGTTACCGTTGGCGGCGCGTGTGAATAACGGGCGGCGGTTGAGCTGCGGGCGCGCGGCGCTGAGCTCGGCCCCGGCCCCGGTCCCGGTCCCCGCCACCGCCACCGCCATCTACCCGCCGCTCCTGCCGTCCAGGACCGCCAAAAGCAAGGCGGCTAAACGACGGCGGGAGGAGGAATTCTACCAGCGGGTTCACGACAGCCCGGTGCCGGCCGACAAGCTGCAGCTGCTCAACAAGCTCCAGCGGCTCAAGTACGTGGTCAGTCCGCAAACCACGGCGATCGGGGCGGACCGCTGGTACCAACACTTCACCAAGACCGCATTCGTGCCGGGACTCCCCGCCGCCGGCCTGCCCGCCCCGCTCCCGGCCGCCCAGCTGGCAGAGCTGCGCTCGCTGGTGTCCGAGGCCGTGATGCAGGAGCAGTTCTACCTGAAGAGGCGGCCGCCTTTCCTGTACCGTGAGCGGGAGCAGACGGCGCTGCCCCTCATCGGCAACTTGGTGCCGCTGCTCGTCGGCAGCTTGGTCGACCGCAACCCGCTGCTCGGCCTCGCCACTCTGG ATCGTGAACCACAAGTTGGTTTTTACTGGTCTCGGGGTGAACGAACTGTTCCAAAGGGACACCGGAAAAGGAAGGTTGACCCTATTCGTTTCCAGATTGAAGACAAACCTTGGTGCCAAATTCGGGTTCCTCAACAACTCTCTGAG TTTGTGCCATTGGAAAATTCAATCCCTGAAGATGTTCCTGTTATTCATATGGAACCAAGCCGACTCCCATTGTTTCAAAGACAATATGACAATAACATTTTCATTG GTTCAAAGGTTGCTGATCCTGCTTGCTATGGGCATACGCAGTTTCACTTTGCATCTGAAAAACTGAGACGAGAAAAACTTGTAAAAGACAAACTGGCTGATCAAATTGAAGTGCGTTTACGAGCTGCTGGCATCGCAAGTCTGTTTGCTTGGACTGGAGCGCAAGCAGCCTATCAAG GATTCTggagtgaggcagatgtgatcagcCCATTTGTCTCTCAAGCTGTAATTACAGATGGGATTTATTTCTCCTTCTTTTGCTATCAGTTGAACACTTTAGCATTGACGGTTCGGGCAGATCAGCATAATCTCCGAAAGAACATTTGCTGGGGGACGGAGAGTATGCGTCTGTATGAGTCTATTGAGGGAGAAGATATAAAAGGGTTCAATGATGAGGTTCTGGACCTTCTTGTTCGGTTTTTGCTCAATAGACCAAAATCAGTGGAAATTAAGATAAGCTGA